One genomic region from Xenopus laevis strain J_2021 chromosome 2L, Xenopus_laevis_v10.1, whole genome shotgun sequence encodes:
- the rab7b.L gene encoding RAB7B, member RAS oncogene family L homeolog isoform X1: MNSGNKVDLKINIIGPMGTGKTSLLNQYVHKWFLNDYQNTLGAHLLSKIIQLDNTNLNLQIWDTGGQERFRTLVSTFYKGSDGCLLVFDVTDEESFSCLEFWRKDFLDKIPPPAADFPMIVLGNKIDLDDRQVSKESAMTWCKGKNLSYLEVSAKNNVNVERAFEMLAKKALIHYQESKESCLGESIKLYPTEDSNSNTCC, translated from the exons ATGAATTCTGGAAATAAAGTGGatcttaaaattaatattattggCCCAATGGG AACTGGAAAAACTTCTCTTCTAAATCAGTATGTACATAAATGGTTCTTGAATGATTACCAGAACACATTGGGTGCCCATCTCCTCTCTAAAATCATCCAGTTGGACAACACTAACTTGAACTTGCAG ATCTGGGATACAGGTGGACAGGAACGATTTCGGACTTTGGTTTCCACTTTCTACAAAGGCTCTGATGGCTGCCTCCTAGTATTTGATGTCACTGATGAAGAGAGTTTTTCTTGTCTTGAATTCTGGAGAAAGGACTTTTTGGACAAAATACCTCCTCCTGCAGCTGATTTTCCCATGATTGTACTGGGAAATAAGATTGACCTGGATGACAGACAG GTCTCCAAGGAATCAGCGATGACCTGGTGCAAAGGAAAAAACCTTTCCTATTTAGAAGTCAGTGCCAAAAACAATGTCAATGTTGAACGTGCATTCGAAATGCTTGCCAAGAAAGCCTTAATACAC TACCAGGAGAGTAAAGAAAGCTGTCTGGGAGAATCCATAAAGCTGTATCCCACAGAAGATTCTAACAGTAACACATGTTGCTAA